A window of Bdellovibrio svalbardensis contains these coding sequences:
- a CDS encoding flagellar basal body-associated FliL family protein, with the protein MAEQAPAPAQTKNTGMILQVAFAVLNLAVMGVGVYMVYASTMGWENPKITEQQMERELASVESAADVGPLVYTMDKFTVNLGGEPKRTIRLEVNLQMLGKDGFEEVMEPENRAKARDKIVRILNEEAFGSLESIQGKLFLKDKIAMEVNGILHKGVVKDVYFSDFVVQ; encoded by the coding sequence ATGGCAGAACAGGCTCCAGCTCCGGCACAGACAAAGAACACAGGCATGATTTTACAGGTCGCTTTTGCGGTCTTAAATTTAGCTGTTATGGGTGTTGGAGTTTATATGGTTTATGCTTCAACTATGGGTTGGGAAAACCCAAAAATTACAGAGCAGCAAATGGAGCGTGAGCTGGCGTCGGTGGAGTCGGCAGCGGATGTGGGCCCTCTTGTTTACACCATGGATAAATTCACCGTCAATTTGGGCGGCGAGCCTAAAAGAACGATCCGTCTTGAGGTCAATCTGCAAATGTTGGGCAAAGACGGTTTTGAAGAGGTGATGGAACCTGAAAACCGTGCGAAGGCCCGCGACAAAATCGTTCGTATCCTTAATGAAGAAGCCTTCGGCAGTCTCGAAAGTATTCAAGGCAAGTTATTCCTTAAAGACAAGATCGCGATGGAAGTAAATGGCATCCTTCATAAGGGTGTTGTGAAAGACGTTTATTTCTCTGACTTTGTCGTTCAATAG
- a CDS encoding rhomboid family intramembrane serine protease, which translates to MNRSVSFQTAPLTKAVKWLIIINVAVWFLLQVLMEGFMHVPFTSIFALYPGKVLFDFQIWQLVSYMFLHSMSVTHILFNMLMLWFFGAELEQRWGTRFFLIYYFSCGVGAAILYCLCVWGYALATGSQTGLIVPVIGASGAVFGLLLAQGIIFGERIVYFFMLFPMKTKYFVGLMGLVQLASMMTSGVSGGEVAYLAHLGGIVSGFICLQFKAWFTRQDFKKKAKNKGRNLRLVVDNEKKSDKPPKYWN; encoded by the coding sequence ATGAATAGAAGCGTCAGTTTTCAAACAGCCCCTCTCACAAAAGCTGTGAAGTGGTTGATCATCATCAATGTGGCCGTGTGGTTCCTTCTGCAAGTTTTGATGGAAGGTTTCATGCATGTGCCGTTCACTTCCATCTTTGCTCTTTATCCGGGAAAAGTTCTTTTCGATTTCCAGATTTGGCAGCTTGTCTCATACATGTTCCTGCACTCCATGTCGGTGACCCATATTTTATTTAATATGCTGATGTTATGGTTCTTCGGGGCAGAGCTTGAGCAAAGATGGGGAACACGTTTCTTCCTGATTTACTATTTCTCTTGCGGAGTGGGCGCGGCGATCTTGTATTGCTTGTGCGTTTGGGGCTATGCCTTGGCGACAGGGTCGCAAACAGGGTTGATCGTTCCGGTGATCGGGGCTTCGGGCGCAGTCTTTGGATTGCTGTTGGCTCAAGGGATCATCTTCGGAGAGCGCATTGTTTACTTCTTTATGCTCTTCCCTATGAAGACTAAATACTTTGTGGGTCTTATGGGCTTAGTCCAGTTGGCTTCTATGATGACCTCTGGGGTGAGCGGTGGAGAAGTGGCGTACTTGGCCCATTTGGGCGGTATCGTATCTGGCTTCATTTGTCTTCAGTTTAAGGCTTGGTTTACCCGCCAGGATTTCAAGAAAAAGGCCAAAAACAAGGGTCGTAACCTGCGTTTAGTGGTCGATAACGAAAAGAAGAGCGATAAACCCCCAAAATACTGGAACTAG
- a CDS encoding 30S ribosomal protein S1 — protein sequence MTKQMNKAELEKQKVLAFLDAEDSKVAANPGIYGAAKSEKGEFDSLFEASMKEQDFKVGDVVTGSVVEVQSDYVLVDINYKSEGLIAINEFRVIDGVRDVKAGDKVEVLIDRIENENGMIVLSKDKADMLRAWTDISKAAENEEVIEGTVVAKVKGGLSVDIGVKAFLPGSQIDLRPVRNMDVYLGKKFKFKVIKFNKKRGNIVLSRRALLEEERDSLRSQTLDTMAEGSVVTGIVKNITDYGAFIDLGGMDGLLHITDMSWGRVKHPSEMLNVGDEIQVKVLKYDKEKERVSLGMKQLHSDPWESVKASYPAGTKLKGKVVSLAEYGAFVELGEGIEGLIHVSEMSWTKRVKHPSQVVNVGDEVEVVVLEVDTENRRISLGMKQLQQNPWIEMKESYAPGTIIEGEVKSVTDFGIFIGIEEGIDGLVHISDFSWTKRVNHPNEMFTKGQKVRAVVLGVDIENERFSLGIKQLESDPWANIENKYAIGTQHDVKVTKTADFGAFVELESDIEGLIHISELTTDKINTVEDFIKPGQSVKAEVISIDKDARKIGLSAKLVKLRESKADVDDYVKKATATSKSTFGDLFADQLKNMKTDKQ from the coding sequence ATGACAAAACAAATGAACAAGGCTGAGCTTGAAAAACAGAAAGTGCTAGCTTTCTTGGATGCAGAAGATTCTAAAGTCGCTGCTAATCCTGGCATCTATGGTGCTGCAAAATCTGAAAAAGGCGAATTCGATTCTCTATTCGAAGCGTCCATGAAAGAGCAAGATTTCAAAGTCGGCGACGTTGTTACTGGTTCAGTAGTTGAAGTTCAATCTGACTACGTACTTGTAGACATCAACTACAAATCTGAAGGTTTGATCGCAATCAATGAATTCCGCGTTATTGACGGTGTTCGTGATGTAAAAGCTGGAGATAAAGTAGAAGTTCTTATCGACCGTATCGAAAACGAAAACGGAATGATCGTTCTTTCTAAAGATAAAGCTGACATGCTTCGCGCATGGACTGATATCTCTAAAGCAGCTGAGAACGAAGAAGTTATCGAAGGTACTGTTGTTGCTAAAGTTAAAGGCGGCTTGAGCGTTGATATCGGCGTTAAAGCATTCTTGCCTGGATCACAAATCGATCTACGCCCAGTTCGCAACATGGACGTTTACCTCGGCAAAAAATTCAAATTCAAAGTTATCAAATTCAACAAGAAACGTGGCAACATCGTTCTTTCTCGCCGCGCACTTCTTGAAGAAGAACGCGACAGTTTGCGTTCACAAACTCTTGACACTATGGCTGAAGGTTCAGTTGTTACTGGTATCGTTAAAAATATCACTGACTACGGTGCGTTCATCGATCTTGGTGGCATGGACGGATTGTTGCACATCACTGATATGTCTTGGGGCCGCGTAAAACATCCTTCAGAAATGTTGAATGTTGGCGACGAAATCCAAGTTAAAGTTCTTAAGTATGACAAAGAAAAAGAACGCGTATCTTTGGGCATGAAACAGTTGCACTCTGATCCTTGGGAATCTGTTAAGGCTTCTTACCCTGCAGGCACTAAGCTTAAAGGCAAAGTTGTTTCATTGGCAGAATACGGTGCATTCGTTGAACTTGGCGAAGGTATCGAAGGTTTGATCCACGTTTCTGAAATGTCTTGGACTAAACGTGTGAAACACCCTTCACAAGTAGTTAACGTTGGTGACGAAGTTGAAGTTGTTGTACTTGAAGTAGACACTGAAAACCGTCGCATCAGCTTGGGTATGAAACAGCTTCAACAAAATCCTTGGATTGAAATGAAGGAGTCTTATGCTCCTGGTACAATCATCGAAGGCGAAGTGAAATCAGTAACTGATTTCGGTATCTTCATCGGTATCGAAGAAGGTATTGACGGTCTAGTTCATATCTCTGACTTCTCTTGGACTAAACGTGTAAATCACCCGAACGAAATGTTCACTAAAGGACAAAAAGTTCGTGCGGTTGTTCTAGGTGTAGACATTGAGAACGAAAGATTCTCTCTTGGTATCAAACAACTTGAGTCTGATCCATGGGCTAACATCGAAAACAAATACGCTATCGGAACTCAACACGACGTTAAAGTAACTAAAACAGCTGATTTTGGTGCTTTCGTTGAACTTGAATCTGATATCGAAGGTTTGATCCACATTTCTGAACTTACAACTGATAAAATCAACACAGTTGAAGACTTCATTAAGCCAGGTCAATCTGTTAAAGCAGAAGTTATCTCTATCGACAAAGACGCTCGTAAGATCGGTTTGTCAGCGAAACTTGTTAAACTTCGTGAATCAAAAGCGGATGTTGACGACTACGTTAAAAAAGCGACTGCAACTTCAAAATCAACTTTCGGTGACTTGTTCGCTGACCAGTTGAAAAACATGAAGACAGACAAACAGTAA
- a CDS encoding hydantoinase/oxoprolinase N-terminal domain-containing protein — protein sequence MQNRFLLGVSVGESFAEYCLLEGTKVVATKRAYLSRENLKNSLQQFISGHSDKKISKAAISLRVSAKLLDYKLNGAIAHITTEGFEHWLDLHKCTKTSLTISDLQFSLRERIQADGKISTALAMDELEAIAAKLLLLETKKVCVHLLHASINPTHEIAVKNFLTEKGFEVFVPEKTDNADEVSRWRKNALNATVASLFSDLKKEIQEALQSSVDAENIHYLAAHGEFVQDVEKNSVSSLAGSYSALALVQKNATRDILYLGLESFVLISAKNWKTQWMSPWGNIENKHISFRELAIQPTLQIGLNAFQHFDFNKESEGWEPGPMFLGRGQKATLLDLWAENPKLAKVDGLQDRVTAAGVQRFKNSMFALSKASRGQEKEVPGVTKELQSLAIQKLAMESLMFRQGKEILVTGPLADMFSNGFKKDPKATIAADEFAQSHAVALLGQSLLKGEG from the coding sequence ATGCAAAACCGTTTCCTGTTAGGCGTAAGTGTTGGCGAATCCTTCGCAGAGTACTGTCTTTTAGAAGGCACGAAGGTTGTAGCTACCAAAAGAGCCTACCTTTCAAGAGAGAACCTAAAAAACTCTCTTCAGCAGTTTATTTCGGGCCATAGTGACAAAAAAATCTCCAAAGCGGCTATAAGCCTGCGCGTCTCCGCAAAGCTTTTGGACTACAAGCTGAACGGGGCCATTGCCCACATCACCACCGAAGGATTTGAACACTGGCTGGATCTGCACAAGTGCACCAAGACCAGTCTGACGATCTCTGATCTGCAATTCTCACTGCGCGAGCGCATCCAGGCTGACGGTAAAATTTCCACTGCTCTGGCGATGGATGAGCTTGAGGCCATTGCAGCGAAGCTGCTTCTTTTGGAAACAAAAAAAGTCTGCGTGCATTTGCTGCATGCTTCGATCAATCCCACTCATGAGATCGCGGTGAAAAACTTCCTGACCGAAAAAGGCTTCGAAGTTTTTGTTCCTGAAAAAACAGACAACGCTGACGAAGTTTCGCGCTGGAGAAAAAATGCTCTGAATGCGACGGTGGCGAGTCTTTTTTCTGATCTGAAAAAAGAAATTCAAGAAGCTTTGCAAAGTTCGGTGGATGCAGAAAATATCCACTATCTTGCGGCTCACGGGGAATTCGTTCAGGACGTTGAAAAGAACTCTGTCTCTAGCCTTGCCGGCTCTTACTCAGCCCTGGCTCTGGTTCAAAAAAACGCAACTCGCGATATTCTTTACTTGGGGCTTGAGAGCTTCGTTTTGATTTCTGCAAAAAACTGGAAGACCCAATGGATGAGTCCTTGGGGAAATATCGAGAATAAACATATCAGCTTCCGTGAACTTGCGATTCAACCCACGTTACAGATTGGCTTGAATGCCTTCCAGCATTTTGATTTCAATAAAGAGTCGGAAGGATGGGAGCCGGGACCGATGTTCTTGGGACGCGGGCAAAAGGCGACCTTGTTGGATCTTTGGGCCGAAAATCCCAAACTTGCAAAAGTTGACGGTCTTCAAGATCGCGTGACGGCTGCGGGCGTGCAAAGATTTAAAAACTCAATGTTTGCTCTTTCCAAAGCCAGTCGTGGCCAAGAGAAAGAGGTTCCAGGCGTCACCAAGGAATTGCAAAGTCTCGCGATTCAAAAGTTGGCGATGGAATCATTAATGTTCCGCCAAGGTAAAGAAATCCTGGTGACAGGTCCGCTGGCCGATATGTTCTCAAATGGTTTTAAAAAAGATCCAAAGGCGACAATCGCTGCTGATGAATTTGCCCAATCTCACGCGGTGGCTCTGCTTGGCCAGTCCTTGTTGAAAGGTGAAGGTTAA
- the sppA gene encoding signal peptide peptidase SppA, with the protein MKGNFFKKILIIFLVFVGIAALLKMGGDFFGESEKKVSAKNTILHLEMNGVILNGKKFIKNLKKYKDDNRIKAIVININSPGGSVGPSQEIYHEIKRVRTELKKPVVCVTTGVMASGAYYSAVACDKIVVAPGALVGSIGVIMEFANLEKLYDWAKVTRYSITSGKFKDSGAEYRGMREDERALFQNMINEVYAQFKGTVMKERKLKEEIVTEYADGRVFTGASAVKLGFADQEGFFDDAVKVAADLAKLGDNYELFEIPKKKMSIFDFGGKDVEDDVNSMAEYADLLKGKASAGLNVESAMKYLLRAQYLNQPLYMMPGYWE; encoded by the coding sequence ATGAAGGGCAATTTCTTTAAAAAAATTCTTATTATATTTCTAGTATTCGTCGGTATCGCCGCACTACTAAAAATGGGTGGAGACTTCTTCGGTGAATCCGAAAAGAAAGTTTCTGCGAAAAATACCATCCTTCATCTTGAGATGAATGGTGTGATCTTGAACGGGAAGAAGTTCATCAAGAATCTAAAAAAATACAAAGACGACAACCGCATTAAGGCGATCGTTATCAATATCAATTCTCCAGGCGGATCTGTTGGGCCTTCTCAAGAAATTTATCACGAGATCAAGCGCGTTCGCACTGAACTCAAAAAACCGGTGGTCTGTGTGACGACGGGTGTGATGGCCAGCGGTGCTTACTACTCTGCTGTGGCTTGCGACAAGATCGTCGTGGCTCCAGGAGCGTTGGTGGGATCTATCGGTGTGATCATGGAGTTTGCGAATCTTGAAAAACTTTATGATTGGGCGAAAGTGACTCGCTACTCTATCACGTCTGGAAAGTTCAAAGATTCTGGAGCGGAATACAGAGGCATGCGTGAAGATGAAAGAGCTTTGTTCCAAAACATGATCAACGAAGTCTATGCACAGTTCAAAGGAACTGTGATGAAAGAGCGCAAACTTAAAGAAGAAATCGTGACAGAGTATGCAGACGGTCGCGTCTTCACAGGAGCTTCGGCGGTGAAGCTGGGTTTTGCGGATCAAGAAGGTTTCTTTGATGATGCTGTGAAGGTGGCGGCGGATCTTGCGAAGCTTGGCGACAACTATGAATTGTTCGAGATTCCTAAAAAGAAAATGAGCATCTTTGATTTCGGTGGCAAAGACGTGGAAGACGATGTGAATTCTATGGCGGAGTATGCGGATCTTCTGAAGGGGAAAGCTTCGGCCGGTTTGAATGTTGAATCTGCGATGAAATATCTTTTGCGCGCGCAGTACTTGAATCAACCTTTGTACATGATGCCAGGCTACTGGGAGTAA
- a CDS encoding L,D-transpeptidase family protein, producing MRIFLSGCALLLSGLPVFAGSTATPSAPAEPADLLPAPLLQISETDAFSKFVFLVDKEQRKLTVFERNGEKIQKIQEFPADIGKNGGNKTKRDDARTPEGIYFLEKRLSQPEIPFNLYGALAFTTNYPNLFDRRQNKTGSGIWLHAIPDSVALTRGSRGCVVVRNEVIKKLADYIKLRETPILIFDHVNYLSKDEHEKRRVELNSFIEGWRQAWEAQDIDKYISFYDKDFKAPGFNLKTWKNHKASLKSKYEFIKVHLSQPYIVQHNDQLLVKTLQRYESDQHVDYGVKTIYAVKSGDTYKIIREEWSPFNQKEVAAAIARGENLMSSQASQQTQ from the coding sequence ATGAGAATATTCCTCTCGGGATGCGCACTATTACTGTCTGGTTTACCAGTTTTTGCAGGGTCTACGGCAACGCCGTCTGCCCCAGCTGAGCCTGCGGATTTACTTCCGGCACCGCTCCTGCAAATCTCTGAGACTGATGCCTTTTCTAAATTCGTCTTCTTAGTGGATAAAGAGCAAAGAAAGCTCACCGTCTTTGAAAGAAATGGCGAGAAGATTCAAAAGATCCAGGAATTTCCAGCTGACATTGGAAAAAATGGCGGCAACAAAACCAAGCGTGACGATGCCCGAACACCAGAAGGTATCTATTTCCTGGAGAAACGTCTTTCCCAACCGGAAATTCCTTTCAATCTTTATGGCGCATTGGCCTTTACCACCAACTACCCGAACCTTTTTGACCGCCGTCAAAATAAAACCGGCTCAGGCATCTGGCTTCATGCGATCCCTGATTCCGTCGCATTGACTCGCGGCTCTCGCGGCTGTGTGGTGGTGCGCAATGAAGTCATCAAGAAACTGGCTGATTATATTAAGCTACGCGAAACACCGATCTTGATTTTCGATCACGTGAATTATCTTTCTAAAGATGAGCATGAAAAACGTCGTGTCGAATTGAATTCATTTATTGAAGGCTGGCGCCAAGCCTGGGAAGCCCAAGACATCGATAAATATATCAGCTTCTATGATAAGGACTTTAAGGCTCCGGGCTTCAATTTGAAAACCTGGAAGAACCATAAAGCCAGCTTGAAATCAAAATACGAGTTCATCAAAGTGCATCTTTCACAACCCTATATCGTTCAACACAACGATCAGTTGTTAGTAAAGACCTTGCAACGTTATGAATCAGACCAGCATGTCGACTATGGCGTTAAAACCATTTACGCCGTCAAGTCGGGCGATACCTACAAAATCATTCGCGAAGAGTGGAGCCCCTTCAATCAGAAGGAAGTGGCTGCAGCTATCGCACGAGGCGAGAACCTGATGAGCAGTCAGGCGTCTCAGCAAACTCAATAG
- the hisC gene encoding histidinol-phosphate transaminase: MKISPEILNLVPYKPGKPISETQREYGLKTVYKLASNENPLGTSPKALEAVRNALDHQNLYPDPSHYELLQTISKLWGFPTQQLAVGNGSDELIDLLTRIFCEPKEGVLTSVAAFNAYEVSAAANRATIRKVPLEPGYRFDMKGIADYFFAHPEQNIRLIFISNPNNPTGTYATKQEVEDFLERVGNRDDVMVVFDEAYNEFVRATDYVSAQNYLGKYKNLIVLRTFSKIYGLAGFRIGAMIAPTEVVEVFNRVRKPFNVNDLAQVAANAALQDKEFIERSQQICWKGLDYFYKKLEELGLPYIPSQGNFVMFDTLRDAAKVNEALLRRGIIMRPILNYGFKTHMRVSVGLDNENEAAMNALADVLKEIPLFEKQ; this comes from the coding sequence GTGAAGATTTCTCCTGAAATTCTTAATCTTGTTCCCTACAAACCAGGAAAACCTATCTCTGAAACTCAACGCGAGTACGGATTGAAGACGGTTTATAAGCTCGCAAGTAATGAAAATCCTTTGGGTACTAGCCCAAAAGCCCTGGAGGCTGTGAGAAACGCTCTGGATCATCAAAATCTTTACCCAGATCCATCTCACTATGAATTGCTGCAAACCATCTCAAAATTATGGGGCTTTCCTACTCAACAATTGGCTGTTGGCAACGGGAGCGATGAGCTGATTGATTTGTTAACACGCATTTTCTGTGAGCCGAAAGAAGGCGTTTTGACTTCTGTGGCGGCATTTAATGCCTATGAAGTAAGCGCTGCTGCAAACCGAGCAACTATTCGCAAAGTTCCGCTTGAGCCCGGATATCGTTTCGATATGAAGGGGATTGCTGACTATTTCTTCGCACATCCAGAACAAAACATCCGTCTTATTTTTATCTCAAATCCGAATAATCCAACCGGGACCTATGCGACCAAACAGGAAGTGGAAGATTTCTTGGAGCGCGTTGGAAACCGCGATGATGTGATGGTTGTTTTCGATGAAGCGTATAATGAATTTGTACGTGCGACAGACTATGTTTCTGCGCAAAATTACCTTGGTAAATACAAAAATCTGATCGTTTTGCGCACTTTCTCTAAGATCTATGGACTTGCGGGTTTCCGTATTGGTGCGATGATTGCGCCGACAGAGGTCGTTGAAGTCTTTAACCGCGTGCGCAAACCATTCAATGTCAACGATTTAGCGCAGGTTGCTGCAAATGCGGCTCTGCAAGATAAAGAATTTATTGAGCGATCGCAGCAGATTTGCTGGAAAGGACTTGATTACTTCTACAAGAAATTAGAAGAATTAGGCCTGCCATACATTCCATCTCAGGGAAATTTTGTCATGTTTGACACCCTTCGTGACGCGGCCAAGGTGAACGAAGCCTTGCTACGTCGCGGGATCATTATGCGACCTATTTTGAACTACGGGTTTAAAACGCATATGCGGGTGAGTGTTGGTTTGGACAATGAGAACGAAGCGGCGATGAATGCGCTTGCTGACGTGCTCAAAGAAATTCCTCTGTTTGAAAAACAGTAG
- a CDS encoding HIT family protein: MALKKQTKKTKSVKKSKTVTKKTVAPKRAEFRVDSEIWPLERDVLIRPDRMKYVRKLIKPEGCVFCNASKGGIAFETLCVYKTKYSMVVLNKFPYNSGHVLVLPVRHCGDVLQLHDEEYADIQNTVRLVMKALMEIYEPGGINVGLNHGAVAGAGIPDHLHYHVIPRWAGDLNFFPLIAETKVLVESLEQTYDKLLGYFRKI; this comes from the coding sequence ATGGCTTTGAAGAAGCAGACGAAGAAAACGAAATCAGTAAAGAAGAGCAAAACCGTAACTAAAAAGACTGTTGCGCCAAAACGTGCCGAGTTCCGAGTGGATAGCGAGATTTGGCCCTTGGAGCGGGATGTTCTCATTCGTCCTGATCGTATGAAGTACGTCAGAAAGCTGATCAAGCCTGAGGGTTGCGTTTTCTGCAATGCCTCTAAAGGTGGAATCGCTTTTGAAACTTTGTGTGTTTATAAAACGAAATACTCCATGGTTGTTCTTAATAAATTTCCATACAACAGTGGCCATGTATTGGTATTGCCGGTGCGCCATTGTGGGGACGTTTTGCAGCTTCATGATGAAGAGTATGCGGATATACAAAATACTGTGCGTTTAGTGATGAAGGCCTTGATGGAAATCTATGAACCTGGTGGCATCAACGTGGGTCTAAATCACGGGGCAGTGGCAGGTGCGGGTATTCCAGATCATTTGCACTACCATGTGATTCCAAGATGGGCTGGAGATCTGAATTTCTTCCCGCTTATTGCTGAGACCAAGGTCTTGGTTGAAAGTCTTGAGCAGACCTACGATAAACTTTTGGGTTATTTTAGGAAGATATGA
- the cmk gene encoding (d)CMP kinase has product MGMVITIDGPAASGKSSVSRELARRLGWKWVSTGAFYRGLAYAALQLDVDLDDVQTLAQLTHNPVWSIRLESERTKVYFKEEDVTDLIAHEDVGNFASKISHYPEVRKALLEAQRNCSAGPDGLVAEGRDCGTVVFPQADAKVFLTASSEHRAARRATELGLDQDDMVKAQKQRDHQDSTRKVAPMAVPENAFVLDSTELNLSEVVDKIEAFVRTKVH; this is encoded by the coding sequence ATGGGAATGGTAATTACGATTGATGGCCCAGCGGCTTCAGGAAAGTCTTCAGTAAGTCGCGAACTTGCCCGTCGTTTGGGTTGGAAGTGGGTTTCCACTGGTGCTTTCTATCGTGGTTTGGCTTATGCCGCTCTTCAATTGGATGTGGATCTTGATGATGTGCAAACACTTGCACAACTGACTCACAATCCGGTTTGGAGCATTCGTTTAGAATCAGAACGCACTAAAGTTTACTTCAAAGAAGAAGACGTGACTGACTTGATCGCTCACGAAGATGTTGGCAACTTCGCCAGCAAAATTTCTCACTATCCAGAAGTAAGAAAAGCCCTTCTTGAAGCGCAAAGAAACTGCAGCGCAGGCCCGGATGGACTTGTGGCTGAAGGCCGTGACTGCGGTACTGTTGTGTTCCCTCAAGCAGATGCGAAAGTCTTTTTGACCGCTTCGAGTGAACATCGTGCGGCTCGCAGAGCGACTGAATTGGGCCTTGATCAAGATGATATGGTGAAGGCGCAAAAACAACGCGATCACCAGGATTCTACTCGTAAAGTGGCGCCCATGGCTGTTCCTGAGAATGCTTTTGTACTGGATTCCACAGAGCTGAATCTTTCTGAAGTTGTCGATAAAATCGAAGCGTTCGTTCGCACAAAAGTGCATTAG
- a CDS encoding DNA-3-methyladenine glycosylase I has translation MNKTRCTWPGSDPLYLDYHDKEWGRPVRDDQTIFEFLVLESAQAGLSWITILRKRENYRKAFASFDPAKVAKFTEKKVQSLLKNEGIVRNELKIRAAINNAQRFLEVQKEFGSFSNYIWAFVDYKPVNGKRKTTKQIPATSPVSDALAKDMKKRGFKFLGSTTLYAHMQATGMVNDHLTTCFCYKK, from the coding sequence ATGAATAAAACAAGATGCACTTGGCCCGGCTCAGATCCGCTTTATTTGGATTATCACGACAAAGAGTGGGGACGCCCGGTTCGGGACGATCAAACTATTTTTGAGTTCTTAGTACTTGAGTCCGCGCAAGCCGGTCTTAGTTGGATTACAATCTTGAGAAAAAGAGAAAACTATCGCAAGGCTTTTGCCAGCTTCGATCCTGCAAAGGTCGCGAAATTTACCGAGAAAAAGGTCCAAAGCCTTCTCAAAAATGAAGGCATCGTTCGCAATGAATTGAAAATTCGTGCAGCAATTAACAATGCCCAAAGATTTTTAGAAGTCCAAAAAGAGTTCGGTAGCTTCTCAAATTACATTTGGGCTTTCGTCGACTACAAGCCCGTAAATGGTAAGAGAAAAACAACGAAACAAATTCCAGCGACCTCACCGGTGTCCGATGCTTTGGCAAAAGATATGAAGAAGCGGGGATTTAAGTTTCTGGGGTCGACAACTCTTTATGCTCATATGCAAGCCACCGGAATGGTCAATGACCACCTGACGACTTGCTTTTGCTATAAAAAATAG